A window of the Mesotoga prima MesG1.Ag.4.2 genome harbors these coding sequences:
- a CDS encoding cytochrome c biogenesis CcdA family protein, which produces MSKIAFGRWLAILAVLTFLSANCVGAIEIDFFGVATCQECFEAEMMIESLKYEVEDEVVLNKFMLSEAENQELKLKYAKVYGVSESELDLYPMIFIGKDAFTPLNTTPDSVLESMINYSQEERETKLREIEALGDDVTHRLNDRYEQFSLFVVLGAGLIDGINPCAFVVLIFLVSYLYYVGRGRNEILIAGIFFAVGIFAAYLAMGTGLLGAVGYVESISKVFQLIFYPAMAIFTGLLAVLSVVDFYRMRYRNKKAILELTPGLKKKTHEIIRKNARAKTIWIASLVTGILVSFVEFMCTGQVYLPTIVYIINSSGVTGRALGFLVAYNLGFTVPIIAITLIAYFSSSTKRIQEFMTSTQAAAKIKLLMGALFTVFFVIMLNITLKTFSLI; this is translated from the coding sequence TTGTCTAAGATCGCGTTTGGCAGATGGCTAGCAATCCTTGCAGTCTTGACGTTTCTCTCAGCCAACTGTGTGGGAGCGATCGAGATAGACTTTTTCGGGGTTGCGACATGTCAGGAATGTTTTGAAGCCGAGATGATGATCGAGAGCCTTAAGTATGAAGTAGAGGATGAGGTTGTTCTCAACAAGTTCATGCTTAGCGAGGCAGAGAATCAGGAGCTCAAGCTGAAGTACGCGAAGGTGTACGGGGTATCTGAAAGTGAACTCGATCTTTACCCAATGATATTCATTGGAAAAGATGCCTTTACCCCGTTAAATACCACTCCTGACAGTGTGCTGGAAAGTATGATCAACTACTCTCAGGAAGAGCGAGAAACAAAACTTCGGGAGATAGAGGCCCTAGGTGATGATGTCACCCACAGGCTGAACGATAGATACGAGCAGTTCAGCCTCTTCGTCGTTCTCGGGGCCGGTCTGATTGACGGAATAAATCCGTGTGCGTTTGTTGTTCTCATTTTCCTTGTCTCGTATCTTTATTACGTTGGAAGAGGGAGAAACGAGATTCTAATTGCGGGAATATTCTTTGCCGTGGGGATCTTTGCGGCCTATCTCGCCATGGGAACCGGTCTTCTGGGAGCTGTGGGATACGTCGAGAGCATTTCCAAGGTGTTCCAGCTAATCTTCTATCCCGCTATGGCTATCTTCACAGGGCTACTCGCCGTACTTTCGGTCGTTGATTTCTACAGGATGAGATACAGGAACAAGAAGGCGATCCTTGAGCTTACTCCTGGTTTGAAAAAGAAGACACACGAGATTATTAGAAAGAACGCGAGGGCGAAGACCATATGGATCGCATCGCTCGTAACTGGAATTCTCGTTTCTTTTGTAGAGTTCATGTGCACCGGTCAGGTTTACCTTCCCACGATCGTCTATATCATAAACAGCTCCGGCGTAACTGGAAGGGCGCTGGGATTCCTTGTTGCTTACAATCTAGGCTTCACAGTTCCGATAATTGCAATCACGCTGATAGCTTACTTCAGCTCGTCGACGAAGAGGATTCAGGAGTTCATGACGTCCACGCAGGCCGCAGCGAAGATAAAACTGCTAATGGGAGCTCTGTTCACAGTTTTCTTCGTAATAATGCTAAATATCACCCTGAAGACGTTTAGTCTGATATGA